The genomic DNA CTTTGTGACCTTCAAAGAAGGGGTACAAAACAGAACCCCGATAGGAACGCTGACGGTGAAGATCCGTAAGAACGCCTCCGATATCTACAGTGCTGGGATGTATCGTGGGTTCTTTTCGATGAATTATACGGAGATGAACTGAAAACAGCTGAATCAAGCCGAATTTGTTTTACAGGGCAGACAAACCATGCAATAATCATATGTGTCGTTGCTCTGGTCCACTTCGATTGTTCCAGCGGGTGGACACGTATCTTGGGAGAGGAGTCCTGAGGTTCTCTAGGAGGTTACCGCTACTCGGTTTCGGGTAGCGGTTTTTCATACCCCTGCAGTGCCTGCAGCACCGAGCTCTTGAAGATCCAGTGGTCCAGCGCTACCGCGATCGAGCCAAGGTTCGTTGACTGCTCCTTCAGCGCCGATTGCACGATCGGGCGAGAGGCGAGTTCGTGGTGGGCGTGTTGGACATAGAAATCTCTGATGAGTTGGAGATACTCCTCACCGATGTTGGCGATGCCGCCGCCCAGGATGATCTTCTCAGCCCCGGTGATGGATGCGGCCCAAATAAGGGCCGTAGCCAATGCCTTGCATGCCTCCGTAAGGAGTGCATTCGATCCATTCAGACCGGCAAGCTGCTTGGCCGAGAGCCCGTCGCCCTTCTCCTTGAGGGCCCATCCTGCCGCGACGGTCTCGAGGCACCCAATGCCCCCGCACTGGCAGAGCCCGGTCGATGCGATGGGGAGGTGGCCGAA from Synergistaceae bacterium includes the following:
- a CDS encoding ROK family protein — protein: FGHLPIASTGLCQCGGIGCLETVAAGWALKEKGDGLSAKQLAGLNGSNALLTEACKALATALIWAASITGAEKIILGGGIANIGEEYLQLIRDFYVQHAHHELASRPIVQSALKEQSTNLGSIAVALDHWIFKSSVLQALQGYEKPLPETE